In Cicer arietinum cultivar CDC Frontier isolate Library 1 chromosome 1, Cicar.CDCFrontier_v2.0, whole genome shotgun sequence, one DNA window encodes the following:
- the LOC101494523 gene encoding zinc finger protein CONSTANS-LIKE 9-like, translating to MAKPIMETIKLLMGSSAGFVGAIQPACSNTASADSILSSKTEPILNFTARQSQSNISFSGGTKDASAGNSQDCGGSAMHVSGEPPWRVPFAESSTQSANRSNAVMRYKEKKKNRKFDKKVRYASRKARADVRKRVKGRFVKAGESYDYDPLNETRSF from the exons ATGGCCAAACCAATAATGGAGACAATCAAACTGCTGATG GGGTCATCAGCTGGGTTTGTTGGTGCTATCCAACCGGCATGCAGCAACACAGCATCTGCAGATTCAATATTAAGTAGTAAAACTGAACCGATTCTTAATTTTACGGCAAGGCAATCCCAATCAAACATTTCATTTTCCGGTGGTACCAAAGATGCTAGTGCTGGTAACTCTCAAGACTGTGGCGGTTCTGCAATGCATGTCTCGGGGGAGCCTCCCTGGCGTGTTCCTTTCGCTGAGAGTTCTACTCAATCTGCTAATCGCAGCAATGCTGTCATGCGTtataaggaaaagaaaaagaatcgAAA GTTTGATAAGAAAGTAAGATATGCTTCTCGGAAGGCTAGGGCTGATGTCAGAAAACGTGTGAAGGGCCGGTTCGTCAAAGCTGGTGAATCATATGACTATGACCCTTTGAACGAAACCAGAAGCTTCTGA